A window of the Dyadobacter pollutisoli genome harbors these coding sequences:
- a CDS encoding SusC/RagA family TonB-linked outer membrane protein has protein sequence MKQNLRVFLTSVTLLVWAVLSSGTSYAQERQVTGKVSSATDGAGIPGVNVQLRGTNTGTVTDADGRYSIEAKGADAALVFSSIGYIKQEVVIGAKSVIDITLADDIKSLTEVVVTGYASQRKQDITGAVTVISPKELTAVPSASVTQMLQGRAAGVTVGNDNSPGGGTMVRIRGFGSINNNSPLYVIDGVPTQGTLNQLNPNDIESMQVLKDASAASIYGARAANGVVIITTKKGKPGEPSITFDFYTGTQRPGKMLNLLNTKELGEYLYQSDIGAGKSPSVTSPSVQYKFGPNGEQTVADYIYPNVYGELPSNYTYTNDIADPNLGKTAFNITKANKEGTDWQDVIFDPAPISNYQIGATGGSKSAKYAISANHFKQDGILRYTKYKRYSVRANTEFTKGKITVGENLTFSYDERQGITNNDESNPIMFAIRVHPIIPVFDITGGPAALGGTNTSPYNGFAGSRGSNLGNAPNPLARLYREKDNITRGTHVFGNMFASIDILPGLTGRTSFGLEYNQTNRSEYFHRDIEAAEARNANSMNVINNLDRSITWFNTLNYSKIFGPHNLNVLVGTEAVKTYAAAFQASRSGFAFDDLDYRYLDAGSAAGLANAGAGATRSALFSQFGKINYGFKDLFLADFTLRRDGSSRFSEANRYGIFPAFSLGLRMTELSFMKPTKKVLDDLKLRFGWGKTGNQLIPNVYNAYTLYAPDPQNNAYDINGTGTSIVGGFDLVQFGNANGKWETNTSTNIGLDAVLLNNKLEFVLDVYNRKTTDMLTQIAIPRTAGTGTIPYTNIGEVTNKGFDIGLNFRDKKGDFYYTVGVNFGHYKNEVVKLNNDPNATIFGFTTRLPAMSASKAGYPIGSYYGYFVDGVIKDQAEADAAPKFGSYTREGVFKFRDVNGDGIITAADRTIIGSPHPDFNYGVNLNVGYKAFDLTVFGQGVQGNEIFNYTRYWTDFNVFQGNRSKDMLYNSWKKPGDDAKLPRLNSGDATSQQVSSYFLEDGSYFRIKNIQLTYTLPSVLLKKVKIASAQIYVQGQNLFTFTKYTGLDPDINLRRSGNDNEDKHLGVDEGAYPVSKSYLVGLRFGF, from the coding sequence ATGAAACAAAATTTACGAGTCTTTTTGACTTCCGTAACCTTATTGGTGTGGGCAGTGCTAAGTTCCGGCACATCCTACGCGCAGGAAAGACAGGTTACCGGTAAGGTCTCATCTGCCACAGACGGAGCCGGTATCCCGGGCGTCAATGTGCAACTAAGGGGCACCAACACCGGAACAGTTACCGATGCTGATGGCCGCTATTCTATCGAAGCCAAAGGTGCCGATGCTGCTCTTGTATTTTCTTCAATCGGGTACATAAAGCAAGAAGTCGTAATCGGTGCAAAATCTGTTATCGACATAACCCTCGCCGATGACATCAAGAGTTTGACCGAAGTCGTTGTGACTGGTTACGCTTCTCAGCGTAAGCAGGATATTACCGGTGCCGTTACGGTGATCAGCCCGAAAGAGCTTACCGCGGTACCATCTGCAAGCGTTACCCAGATGCTTCAGGGACGTGCTGCCGGGGTAACTGTAGGAAATGACAACTCTCCTGGTGGAGGTACCATGGTCCGTATCCGTGGTTTTGGATCTATTAACAACAACAGCCCACTTTATGTAATTGACGGAGTACCTACCCAGGGAACTCTGAACCAGCTTAACCCAAATGACATTGAGTCCATGCAGGTATTGAAAGATGCTTCTGCGGCTTCTATTTATGGTGCGCGTGCTGCAAATGGTGTTGTGATCATTACAACCAAAAAAGGTAAACCAGGCGAGCCAAGCATTACATTTGACTTCTACACAGGTACTCAGAGACCCGGCAAAATGCTGAACTTGCTGAATACCAAAGAATTGGGTGAGTATTTGTACCAGTCTGATATTGGAGCTGGTAAAAGCCCTTCTGTTACTTCTCCTTCCGTTCAATATAAATTTGGACCAAATGGAGAGCAAACTGTTGCGGACTATATCTATCCAAATGTTTACGGCGAACTTCCTTCTAACTACACTTATACCAATGACATTGCTGATCCAAATCTTGGTAAAACAGCTTTCAACATTACAAAAGCGAACAAAGAAGGTACTGACTGGCAGGATGTAATTTTTGACCCGGCTCCAATTTCCAACTACCAGATCGGAGCAACAGGTGGTTCAAAATCTGCTAAGTATGCGATCTCAGCCAACCATTTCAAGCAAGATGGTATTTTGAGATATACCAAATACAAAAGATACTCTGTACGCGCTAACACCGAATTTACCAAAGGCAAAATCACAGTGGGAGAGAACCTTACATTTTCATATGATGAAAGACAAGGTATCACCAACAATGATGAAAGTAACCCGATCATGTTTGCGATCCGTGTTCACCCGATCATTCCTGTGTTTGACATCACCGGTGGCCCGGCTGCATTGGGTGGAACCAACACTTCCCCATACAATGGTTTTGCTGGAAGCCGTGGTAGTAACCTTGGAAATGCACCTAACCCGCTCGCACGTTTGTATCGTGAGAAAGACAACATTACCAGAGGTACGCACGTATTCGGTAACATGTTTGCTTCGATCGACATTTTGCCAGGCCTTACCGGACGTACCAGCTTCGGTCTTGAATACAACCAGACAAACCGTTCTGAATATTTCCACAGAGATATCGAAGCTGCTGAGGCAAGAAATGCAAACAGCATGAACGTGATCAACAACCTTGACCGCTCGATTACCTGGTTCAACACTTTGAACTATTCGAAAATATTTGGACCTCACAATCTGAATGTACTGGTAGGAACGGAAGCTGTTAAAACTTATGCAGCAGCCTTCCAGGCCAGCAGAAGTGGTTTCGCATTTGATGACCTTGACTACCGTTACCTGGATGCAGGTTCCGCGGCAGGTTTGGCCAATGCTGGCGCAGGAGCTACACGAAGCGCATTGTTCTCGCAGTTTGGTAAAATCAACTATGGTTTCAAAGACCTGTTCCTGGCTGACTTCACATTACGTCGTGACGGATCTTCCCGTTTCTCAGAAGCTAACCGATATGGTATTTTCCCTGCATTCTCGTTGGGTCTGCGTATGACTGAGTTGAGTTTCATGAAACCGACCAAAAAAGTATTGGACGATTTGAAACTACGTTTTGGCTGGGGTAAAACTGGTAACCAGCTGATCCCGAACGTGTACAACGCTTATACGCTTTATGCGCCGGATCCACAAAACAATGCGTACGATATCAACGGTACCGGAACATCCATCGTGGGTGGATTTGACCTTGTACAATTTGGTAATGCCAATGGTAAATGGGAAACCAACACTTCTACTAACATTGGTCTTGACGCGGTGTTGCTGAACAACAAACTGGAATTTGTTCTTGACGTATACAACCGTAAAACAACCGATATGTTGACCCAGATCGCCATACCAAGAACTGCTGGTACAGGTACTATTCCTTACACCAACATTGGAGAGGTTACTAATAAAGGTTTCGATATCGGTCTGAATTTCCGCGACAAAAAAGGTGATTTCTACTATACTGTTGGGGTGAACTTTGGTCACTACAAAAACGAAGTGGTGAAACTGAACAATGACCCTAACGCTACCATCTTTGGATTCACAACTCGTCTTCCGGCTATGTCAGCTTCGAAAGCGGGATATCCTATCGGTAGCTACTATGGTTACTTTGTGGATGGTGTGATTAAAGACCAGGCGGAAGCTGATGCAGCTCCAAAATTCGGTTCTTATACACGTGAAGGTGTTTTCAAATTCAGGGACGTAAATGGTGATGGTATCATTACCGCTGCGGACAGAACGATCATCGGAAGCCCTCACCCGGATTTCAACTACGGTGTGAACCTGAATGTTGGTTACAAGGCATTCGACCTGACTGTATTCGGACAAGGTGTACAAGGAAACGAAATCTTCAACTATACAAGATACTGGACGGATTTCAACGTATTCCAGGGTAACCGCTCTAAGGATATGCTTTACAACTCTTGGAAAAAACCAGGTGATGATGCAAAGCTTCCAAGACTTAACTCAGGTGATGCAACCAGCCAGCAGGTTTCTTCTTACTTCCTGGAAGACGGTTCTTATTTCCGGATCAAAAACATCCAGTTGACCTACACATTGCCTTCGGTGTTACTGAAAAAAGTGAAGATCGCATCGGCGCAAATTTATGTACAGGGACAAAACCTGTTCACATTCACCAAATACACCGGTCTTGATCCAGACATCAACCTGAGAAGGTCAGGTAATGACAATGAGGACAAACACCTGGGTGTGGATGAAGGTGCTTACCCTGTCTCCAAATCATATCTTGTAGGTTTACGTTTTGGCTTCTAA